A stretch of the Halorussus lipolyticus genome encodes the following:
- a CDS encoding M24 family metallopeptidase — protein sequence MNAFEERTRRCQRRLAEVGADAAVLFPSTNLFYASGFREEPGERHLFLFVPQEGTPAFVAPEMYDEQIRDSSWVEDVRLWADGEDPTDLVAEVADDMDLRGGHLLVDDTMWALFTQDLRETLSEATFGLASEVFEDLRMRKDETEIDALRRAGTLADRVSVEIRELGEEAVGMTESELVAEIERRLGDAGGEEAAFGTIAGSGPNGAKPHHRHGDREIQRGDPVVLDFGAYVDNYPGDQTRTVVFAGDPPAGYEEVHETVREAQQTAVEAVEPGVLAEDIDRKAREVIEEAGYGDEFVHRTGHGVGLDVHESPYIVEGNETELEPGMVFSVEPGIYLPGEFGVRIEDLVVVTDDGCERLNDSPRTWEPL from the coding sequence ATGAACGCCTTCGAGGAGCGAACCCGGCGATGCCAACGGCGACTGGCCGAGGTCGGTGCGGACGCGGCCGTCCTCTTTCCGAGTACGAACCTGTTCTACGCCTCCGGATTCCGCGAGGAACCGGGCGAGCGACACCTGTTCCTGTTCGTCCCCCAAGAGGGAACCCCCGCCTTCGTCGCACCCGAGATGTACGACGAGCAGATTCGGGACTCCTCGTGGGTCGAGGACGTTCGGCTCTGGGCAGACGGCGAGGACCCGACCGACCTCGTGGCCGAGGTGGCGGACGACATGGACCTGCGCGGGGGCCATCTCCTCGTGGACGACACGATGTGGGCGCTGTTCACCCAAGACCTGCGCGAGACGCTCTCGGAAGCGACGTTCGGCCTCGCCAGCGAGGTGTTCGAGGACCTCCGGATGCGCAAAGACGAGACCGAAATCGACGCCCTCCGGCGAGCAGGAACGCTGGCAGACCGAGTGAGCGTCGAAATCCGGGAACTCGGCGAGGAGGCCGTCGGCATGACCGAATCGGAACTCGTAGCGGAAATCGAGCGCCGACTCGGTGACGCCGGTGGCGAGGAAGCCGCGTTCGGCACCATCGCCGGGTCCGGGCCGAACGGTGCCAAACCCCACCACCGCCACGGGGACCGGGAAATCCAGCGCGGCGACCCCGTGGTCCTCGACTTCGGGGCCTACGTGGACAACTACCCCGGCGACCAGACCCGGACGGTCGTGTTCGCGGGCGACCCGCCGGCAGGCTACGAGGAGGTCCACGAAACCGTCCGCGAGGCCCAGCAGACAGCGGTCGAAGCGGTCGAACCGGGTGTCCTCGCCGAGGACATCGACCGGAAAGCGCGCGAGGTCATCGAGGAGGCCGGGTACGGCGACGAGTTCGTCCACCGGACCGGCCACGGCGTCGGCCTCGACGTTCACGAGAGTCCCTACATCGTGGAAGGTAACGAGACCGAACTCGAACCGGGGATGGTGTTCAGCGTCGAACCGGGCATCTACCTGCCGGGCGAGTTCGGCGTCCGAATCGAGGACCTCGTGGTCGTCACCGACGACGGTTGCGAGCGACTGAACGACTCGCCGCGGACGTGGGAACCGCTCTAA
- a CDS encoding ABC transporter permease: MATADADTSDDPSLAALAKVVLYKKFILLVRYPVNTGAQFLTMIIFFALIFFGGRAVAGAALTRSLEGIIVGFFLFTLSTIAYSGLAWSVTREAQWGTLERLYMSPHGFGTVMVVKTVVNVFMSLLWSGTLLVIMMAMTGRWLIIDPLTVLPLVGLTLLAVLGIGFLFGGLALVYKRIESIFQLVQFGFIALIAAPVDRLAYLKLLPISQGSYLLRTAMRDGTRLWEFPAGELAILVATSVVYLSAGYYCFYRASVRARSEGLLGHY; this comes from the coding sequence ATGGCGACCGCTGACGCCGATACGTCCGACGACCCCTCGCTGGCCGCGCTGGCGAAGGTCGTCCTCTACAAGAAGTTCATCCTGCTGGTCCGGTATCCGGTCAACACCGGCGCGCAGTTCCTGACGATGATTATCTTCTTCGCGCTCATCTTCTTCGGCGGGCGAGCAGTCGCCGGTGCGGCGCTCACCCGGTCGCTCGAAGGCATCATCGTCGGATTCTTCCTGTTTACCCTATCCACGATAGCCTACTCCGGGTTGGCGTGGAGCGTCACCCGCGAGGCTCAGTGGGGCACGCTGGAACGACTCTACATGTCGCCCCACGGGTTCGGAACCGTCATGGTCGTCAAGACCGTCGTCAACGTCTTCATGAGCCTGCTGTGGTCGGGCACCCTGCTGGTCATCATGATGGCGATGACCGGCAGATGGCTCATCATCGACCCCCTCACGGTGCTTCCGCTGGTGGGACTGACCCTGTTGGCGGTCCTCGGCATCGGCTTCCTGTTCGGGGGCCTCGCGCTGGTCTACAAGCGCATCGAGAGCATCTTCCAACTCGTCCAGTTCGGGTTCATCGCGCTCATCGCCGCGCCGGTCGATAGGCTGGCCTACCTGAAACTCCTCCCCATCTCGCAGGGGAGCTATCTCCTGCGAACCGCGATGCGGGACGGCACCCGGCTCTGGGAGTTCCCGGCGGGAGAACTCGCTATCCTCGTCGCCACCAGCGTCGTCTATCTCTCTGCGGGCTACTACTGCTTCTACCGGGCGAGCGTCAGGGCTCGAAGCGAGGGCCTGCTGGGTCACTACTGA
- a CDS encoding ABC transporter ATP-binding protein — MSDGTESVEKPAIHVEGLRKTFGEGEEAVTAIDDVSFEIETGTVVGLLGPNGAGKTTTIKSMLGLIVPDSGTVEIAGIDVHDNPDDAYGKVGAILEGARNIYWRLTVQENLSFFAGLGGDDPEDLRDRHESLLEQFGLADRADTPVNDLSRGMKQKTSLASTLARDVDVVFMDEPTLGLDIETSLELRTELSRLAEREDVTIVLSSHDMDVIETVCDKVLVLNDGGVVEYDEVDALLDLFRTRQYEVTVEPPVEEDVQRRVERAVDADCTDHGDRFTIGFTATEGDELYDVFDLLNAADQELRDVESVEPDLQEVFLRLTETGPEKTGDDSASSSDRSEDGPDANAGGAVASGVSADGDR, encoded by the coding sequence ATGAGTGATGGCACGGAATCGGTCGAGAAACCTGCAATCCATGTCGAGGGTCTGCGAAAGACCTTCGGCGAGGGCGAGGAGGCCGTCACGGCGATAGACGACGTTTCCTTCGAAATCGAGACGGGAACGGTCGTCGGTCTCCTCGGTCCCAACGGTGCCGGGAAGACGACGACCATCAAGTCGATGCTCGGACTTATCGTCCCCGACTCGGGGACGGTCGAAATCGCGGGCATCGACGTTCACGACAACCCAGACGACGCCTACGGCAAAGTCGGCGCGATTCTCGAGGGCGCGCGAAACATCTACTGGCGGTTGACTGTTCAGGAGAACCTCTCGTTTTTCGCCGGTCTCGGCGGGGACGACCCCGAGGACCTGCGCGACCGTCACGAATCGCTGTTGGAGCAGTTCGGTCTCGCGGACCGCGCGGACACCCCGGTCAACGACCTCTCGCGGGGCATGAAACAGAAGACCTCGCTGGCCTCGACGCTGGCCCGCGACGTTGACGTGGTGTTCATGGACGAACCCACGCTTGGGTTGGACATCGAAACCTCGCTCGAACTCCGGACGGAACTCAGCAGACTCGCCGAGCGCGAGGACGTGACTATCGTCCTGAGCAGTCACGACATGGACGTTATCGAGACCGTCTGTGACAAGGTGTTAGTCCTCAACGACGGCGGGGTCGTGGAGTACGACGAAGTGGATGCCCTGCTGGACCTGTTCCGAACCCGCCAGTACGAGGTCACGGTCGAACCGCCGGTCGAGGAGGACGTTCAGCGCCGGGTCGAGCGGGCGGTAGACGCCGACTGCACCGACCACGGCGACCGGTTCACGATTGGGTTCACCGCGACCGAGGGCGACGAACTCTACGACGTGTTCGACCTCCTCAACGCGGCCGACCAAGAGCTACGCGACGTGGAATCGGTCGAACCGGACCTTCAAGAGGTCTTTCTCAGGCTCACTGAGACCGGTCCCGAGAAGACCGGCGACGACTCGGCCTCGTCGTCCGACCGATCCGAGGACGGCCCGGATGCGAACGCCGGCGGCGCAGTCGCTTCGGGGGTGAGCGCCGATGGCGACCGCTGA
- the pdhA gene encoding pyruvate dehydrogenase (acetyl-transferring) E1 component subunit alpha, with product MVREQVAEFSVEYVQALDEEGTLDDEQAPDVDDEDLLELYRLMRLARRTDERAVALQRRGESGTYAPGIGQEAAQVGSAFALARDDWMVPSFRESAAYLTRGAPVHRLLWYAMGMEEGAEVADRNMPPSIPVGSQALHAAGLGWGQAIRRDETATLTYFGDGATSQGDVYEAMNVSGVLDAHTVFFCQNNQWAISVPRERQSRAETLAQKAISAGIEGIQVDGNDVLGVLGVARDALESARNGNPVLVEALTYRQSMHTTSDDPRVYRSEDDEGDWDARDPIVRFERYLRDEGVLDDDRAAEIADDIEALLSDEIDRARGGREEVEPAEMFDHVFAETPPELRRQKEAFEREESEEGETGPASAEDGLRGEREAGGAEIPESVEKQRDGTADEQRDEDDEVDDRG from the coding sequence GTGGTTCGGGAGCAAGTGGCCGAGTTCTCGGTCGAGTACGTGCAAGCACTGGACGAGGAGGGGACCCTCGACGACGAGCAGGCACCCGACGTGGACGACGAGGACCTCCTCGAACTGTATCGACTGATGCGCCTCGCCCGGCGAACCGACGAGCGGGCCGTCGCGCTCCAGCGCCGGGGCGAGTCGGGGACCTACGCCCCCGGAATCGGGCAGGAGGCCGCGCAGGTCGGGTCGGCGTTCGCGCTCGCGAGAGACGACTGGATGGTGCCGTCCTTCCGGGAGAGCGCGGCCTACCTCACCCGAGGAGCGCCGGTCCACCGACTCCTCTGGTACGCGATGGGGATGGAGGAGGGCGCGGAGGTCGCCGACCGCAACATGCCGCCCTCGATTCCGGTCGGTTCGCAGGCCCTCCACGCCGCCGGTCTCGGGTGGGGCCAAGCAATCCGCAGAGACGAGACGGCCACCCTGACCTACTTCGGCGACGGCGCGACGAGTCAGGGCGACGTGTACGAGGCCATGAACGTCTCGGGGGTCTTGGACGCTCACACGGTCTTCTTCTGCCAGAACAACCAGTGGGCCATCTCGGTCCCCCGCGAGCGCCAGAGCCGTGCCGAGACGCTGGCCCAGAAGGCGATTTCGGCGGGCATCGAGGGAATCCAAGTGGACGGCAACGACGTGCTGGGCGTCCTCGGCGTCGCGCGGGACGCGCTCGAATCGGCCCGAAACGGAAATCCCGTACTGGTCGAGGCGCTGACCTACCGCCAGTCGATGCACACGACCAGCGACGACCCGCGGGTCTACCGGAGCGAGGACGACGAGGGCGACTGGGACGCCCGCGACCCAATCGTCCGGTTCGAGCGCTATCTCAGAGACGAAGGCGTGCTGGACGACGACCGGGCGGCCGAAATCGCCGACGACATCGAGGCGCTCCTGAGCGACGAAATCGACCGGGCGCGAGGCGGCAGAGAGGAGGTCGAACCCGCGGAGATGTTCGACCACGTGTTCGCCGAGACGCCGCCGGAACTCCGGCGACAGAAGGAGGCCTTCGAGCGCGAGGAGAGCGAGGAGGGCGAGACCGGCCCCGCGAGCGCCGAGGACGGACTCCGAGGGGAGCGCGAGGCCGGGGGCGCAGAAATTCCCGAGAGCGTCGAGAAGCAAAGAGACGGGACCGCCGACGAGCAAAGAGACGAGGACGACGAGGTGGACGACCGTGGCTAA
- a CDS encoding alpha-ketoacid dehydrogenase subunit beta: MANEIRLVEAIRQALDEEMARDESVIVYGEDVGVNGGVFRATKDLIEEYPEQVYDTPLAEAAILGLGVGLAGAGFRPVPEIQFASFAYQGFHQLVQHASRMRSRTRGTLGVPMTVRMPYGGGIRALELHSESYEAGFAHVPGLKTVVPANPADAKGLLTAAIRDPDPVIVLEPTSRYRASRESVPEGEHVVPLGEAEVVSEGEEVTVVAWGAMVAETIEAVEDADADAEVIDLRTVSPMDSEAILASVRKTGRCVVVHEAPRTGGLAAEIVARINDDALYYLESPVERVTGYDVPFPMFAREAAYRPDADRIRRGIERVLSA; encoded by the coding sequence GTGGCTAACGAAATCCGCCTCGTGGAGGCGATTCGACAGGCCCTCGACGAGGAGATGGCGCGCGACGAATCGGTAATCGTCTACGGCGAGGACGTGGGCGTCAACGGCGGCGTCTTCCGGGCGACCAAGGACCTCATCGAGGAGTACCCCGAGCAGGTCTACGACACTCCTCTCGCTGAGGCCGCCATCCTCGGCCTCGGCGTCGGTCTCGCCGGGGCCGGGTTTCGGCCCGTGCCGGAAATTCAGTTCGCCAGTTTCGCGTATCAGGGCTTCCACCAACTCGTCCAACACGCGAGTCGGATGCGGAGCAGGACCCGCGGGACGCTCGGCGTGCCGATGACCGTCCGGATGCCCTACGGCGGGGGCATCCGGGCGCTCGAACTCCACTCCGAGAGTTACGAGGCCGGATTCGCCCACGTTCCGGGTCTGAAGACGGTCGTGCCTGCAAATCCCGCCGACGCCAAGGGCCTGCTGACCGCCGCGATTCGGGACCCCGACCCCGTAATCGTCCTCGAACCGACCAGTCGCTACCGGGCCTCCCGCGAGTCCGTGCCGGAGGGCGAACACGTCGTCCCCCTCGGGGAGGCCGAAGTCGTGAGCGAGGGCGAGGAGGTAACGGTCGTGGCGTGGGGCGCGATGGTAGCCGAGACCATCGAGGCTGTCGAGGACGCCGACGCGGACGCCGAGGTCATCGACCTCCGGACCGTCTCGCCGATGGACTCGGAAGCGATTCTGGCCTCGGTCCGGAAGACCGGTCGGTGCGTCGTGGTCCACGAGGCCCCCAGAACCGGCGGCCTCGCCGCGGAAATCGTCGCCCGCATCAACGACGACGCGCTCTACTATCTGGAGTCGCCGGTCGAGCGAGTGACAGGCTACGACGTGCCCTTCCCGATGTTCGCCCGCGAGGCGGCTTACCGGCCCGACGCCGACCGGATTCGGCGGGGAATCGAGCGAGTGCTGTCGGCGTGA
- a CDS encoding NAD(P)-dependent alcohol dehydrogenase, producing MQAFVMNGIGETGFAEKDRPEPGPNDAILKPTKALICTSDVHTVHGAIGEREDLTLGHEAVGVVDEVGSEVEEFAEGDRVAVGAITPDWGSEAAQDGHSSQSGGALGGWKFANEKDGAFAEYVHVNDADANLAHIPEGVEDEEAVYVCDMLSTGFTAAENAEIPMGGTVAVFAQGPVGLMATKGAELQGAGRIIAVESVPERQELARKYGADEVVNFEEVDPVEKILELTADEGDPAGVDAAIEALGREETLADCVAVTKPGGTISNVGYYGEGETVGIPREAWGVGMAEKDIVTDLCPGGRVRLRRLLRLIDAGRVDPTPMTTHEFDFEDIDEAFELMASKEDGVIKPLVTF from the coding sequence ATGCAAGCATTCGTGATGAACGGAATCGGCGAGACGGGATTCGCCGAGAAGGACCGACCGGAACCGGGGCCGAACGACGCGATACTGAAACCGACCAAGGCGCTCATCTGCACGTCGGACGTTCACACCGTCCACGGCGCAATCGGCGAGCGCGAGGACCTGACGCTGGGCCACGAGGCCGTCGGCGTCGTGGACGAAGTTGGCTCGGAAGTCGAGGAGTTCGCCGAGGGCGACAGGGTGGCGGTCGGAGCCATCACGCCCGACTGGGGGTCTGAGGCCGCCCAAGACGGCCACTCCTCGCAGTCCGGCGGCGCGCTCGGCGGGTGGAAGTTCGCCAACGAGAAAGACGGCGCATTCGCCGAGTACGTCCACGTCAACGACGCCGACGCGAATCTGGCCCACATCCCGGAGGGCGTCGAAGACGAGGAGGCCGTCTACGTCTGCGACATGCTCAGCACGGGATTCACCGCGGCCGAGAACGCCGAGATTCCGATGGGCGGGACGGTGGCCGTCTTCGCGCAGGGACCGGTCGGCCTGATGGCGACCAAGGGCGCGGAACTACAGGGCGCGGGCCGAATCATCGCCGTCGAGAGCGTCCCGGAGCGACAGGAGTTGGCCCGCAAGTACGGCGCGGACGAAGTGGTGAATTTCGAGGAAGTGGACCCGGTAGAGAAGATTCTGGAACTGACCGCCGACGAGGGAGACCCGGCAGGCGTCGATGCCGCAATCGAGGCCCTCGGCAGGGAGGAGACGCTGGCCGACTGCGTGGCGGTGACGAAACCCGGTGGAACTATCTCTAACGTCGGCTACTACGGCGAGGGCGAGACAGTCGGGATTCCGAGAGAGGCGTGGGGCGTCGGCATGGCCGAGAAGGACATCGTGACCGACCTCTGCCCCGGCGGGCGGGTTCGCCTCCGGCGACTCCTGCGACTCATCGACGCCGGCCGGGTGGACCCGACGCCGATGACGACCCACGAGTTTGACTTCGAGGACATCGACGAGGCTTTCGAGTTGATGGCGTCGAAAGAAGACGGCGTTATCAAACCGCTGGTGACGTTCTGA
- a CDS encoding CPBP family intramembrane glutamic endopeptidase: protein MTLAIFRAGIVSLGTVVPSVTESSIGLEVLTLLALSALYVVLVVVAIVVAARLERRAYTEFGLNVGRHWIRNFVAGAVFTVVGIAVSVFWGELRGLRDVDLAVGGGSGAGVPLVVGVVFVAFLQSFLLGNVYEEVVYRRIVLGNFAEGLTARGLSPTVATTVATAASLLLFGLYHVPLRGNVVVAIDAALVGITFSLAYLLTGELGLPVGIHFGRVLTELLYGRTIAGVAVPQFVELTRTTLTANLEVKLVRLSVICLFVLAWVYLARGELRLDETVYRASGVRSDAD, encoded by the coding sequence TTGACGCTCGCAATTTTCCGGGCCGGAATCGTTTCGCTCGGGACGGTCGTGCCATCGGTCACGGAGTCGTCCATCGGTCTCGAGGTGCTGACGCTGTTGGCCTTGAGCGCGCTGTACGTCGTCCTCGTCGTCGTGGCGATTGTGGTTGCCGCGAGGCTTGAACGCCGGGCGTACACGGAGTTCGGTCTGAACGTCGGTCGGCACTGGATTCGGAACTTCGTGGCCGGTGCGGTGTTCACCGTCGTCGGAATCGCCGTGTCGGTCTTCTGGGGGGAACTCCGAGGACTGCGAGACGTGGACCTCGCCGTCGGTGGCGGAAGCGGCGCTGGGGTCCCCCTCGTCGTCGGCGTCGTGTTCGTCGCCTTTCTCCAGTCGTTCCTTCTCGGGAACGTCTACGAGGAGGTCGTCTATCGGCGAATCGTTCTCGGGAATTTCGCGGAAGGACTCACCGCACGCGGCCTCTCGCCGACGGTGGCGACGACGGTCGCTACCGCCGCCAGCCTGTTGCTGTTCGGACTCTATCACGTTCCGCTTCGCGGAAACGTCGTCGTGGCTATCGACGCCGCCCTTGTAGGCATCACGTTCTCCTTGGCGTATCTCCTCACCGGAGAGTTGGGTCTCCCGGTCGGGATTCACTTCGGTCGCGTCCTGACGGAACTCCTGTACGGGCGGACGATAGCCGGAGTGGCGGTGCCCCAATTCGTGGAACTTACCCGAACGACGCTGACGGCGAACCTCGAGGTCAAACTGGTCCGCCTGAGCGTGATTTGTCTGTTCGTCCTCGCGTGGGTCTATCTCGCCCGCGGCGAACTCCGACTGGACGAGACAGTCTATCGGGCGAGCGGCGTTCGCTCCGACGCCGATTGA
- a CDS encoding aldo/keto reductase yields the protein MEYVRLGSTGTKVSEICFGTWRFAKETDGTVETDRGTAHDLLDTAWDHGVNFIDTANVYGDPNGTAEEWLGDWLSDYDREDFVLASKVYFGFNDGPNDRGLSRKHVRSQIRGTLERLGTDYLDLYYIHRWDDETPIEETLRTLNELVREGKVNYLGASSMAAWKLTKALWTSDVEGIERFEVTQPRFNPAYRDPVADYLNLCADQDLAVCPYSPLEGGFLTGKYEREGDGPEGSRGDLYDWKNRFDDRQWDVLDAIREVADDEDATPAQVSLRWLADQRDFRCIPIVGARTTDQLEENLGATDVSLSDEQFDRIEEAYE from the coding sequence ATGGAGTACGTTCGACTCGGTTCGACCGGCACCAAAGTATCCGAAATCTGCTTCGGGACGTGGCGCTTCGCCAAGGAGACCGACGGGACCGTCGAGACCGACCGCGGGACCGCCCACGACCTGCTGGACACCGCGTGGGACCACGGAGTCAACTTCATCGACACCGCGAACGTCTACGGCGACCCCAACGGCACCGCCGAGGAGTGGCTCGGCGATTGGCTCTCGGACTACGACCGCGAGGACTTCGTGCTGGCGTCGAAAGTCTACTTCGGGTTCAATGACGGGCCGAACGACCGCGGCCTCTCGCGCAAACACGTCCGGAGCCAGATTCGGGGGACACTCGAACGCCTCGGCACCGACTACCTCGACCTCTACTACATCCATCGCTGGGACGACGAGACGCCAATCGAGGAGACCCTTCGGACCCTGAACGAACTCGTCCGCGAGGGGAAGGTCAACTACCTCGGCGCGAGTTCGATGGCGGCGTGGAAGTTGACCAAGGCGCTCTGGACCAGCGACGTGGAGGGGATAGAGCGCTTCGAAGTCACGCAACCCCGGTTCAACCCGGCCTACCGCGACCCGGTAGCGGACTACCTCAACCTCTGCGCCGACCAAGACCTCGCGGTCTGTCCCTACTCCCCCCTCGAAGGCGGGTTCCTGACCGGGAAGTACGAGCGCGAAGGCGACGGTCCCGAGGGGTCCAGAGGCGACCTCTACGACTGGAAGAACCGGTTCGACGACCGCCAGTGGGACGTGCTGGACGCGATTCGGGAAGTCGCCGACGACGAGGACGCCACGCCCGCCCAAGTCTCGCTTCGGTGGTTGGCCGACCAGCGCGATTTCCGGTGCATCCCCATCGTCGGCGCGCGGACCACCGACCAACTGGAGGAGAATCTGGGTGCGACAGACGTGTCGCTCTCGGACGA